The genomic DNA CCCGCGGCCCGGATCTCGGGGCCCGAGCCGGTCTTCGCCGCCAGGTGGATCGCATCGGCCACGGCGTTGAGACGCAGGTTGCGCGGAAAATCGATGCCGCCGAAGCCCGCGTCGTTGTTGCCATAGAACGTGTTCTGCACATCGACGAGCAGACGCTGATCGAATTCGTCCGACGCTTCAAACCGTGCCGCGCGCTCGATCATCCGCGTGTGGTCGTACCCCTGCGGATCTTCGAGATACGCACCGTATCCCGTCATCACGAGGCGCTCGGCCGCGCCGAGGAACATCGCATTCGCTCCAAAGCCCGCGATCGAATCGCGCAAGTCCGGCGCGCGCATCTGCATCGGCGCGAGCGTCAGACGCCCCATGAAGGCATCCCCGCCGTCGATGGCGAACTGATTGTCCCAGAATCCCGGTGCGCGCCCGACGAGGGCCGCGGGCCACTCGAAGTACGACCCGTCGAGCAACTGGCCGTTCGTCGGCGCGCCCCAGCACAGCACCACGTCGGGATCGGTCGCGCCCATCGCCGTCCAGTAAGCCTCGCCGCCGGGCCATTCGTCCATGTGCTCGGGCCGCTTGGCGAGCGGGTTCACCCACATCGCGATCGCCTCGCCGTACTCCGCCTCCAGCGTCTGTTTGACGAAGTTCACAAGATCGGCGTGCGCCGCGCCCAGCGCACCGTTCACCGGCACGCCGATGTCGTTTTCGATATCGTCGAACATCAGCATGAAATGGCGGAACCCGCCGTCGGCGAAATCGCGCAGCTTGCCCAGCAGCAACTCGCGCTCGGCGGCGTCATAGAGCGCCATGTCCTTGCCCGGCGCGATCGCGTAATACACATCGACGCCGAGCCGCGCGCCCAGATCGCGCAGTTCAAAAAACGCGCGCATTTCGGCGCTCGTGTACGGCTCGCGCCAGGCATCCCGATGCTTCTCGTCGTCCTTGGGCGCATGCATGTAAGCGCCGAGACCGAGGCGTGCGAGATGAATCAGCATCGCGCGACGCTCCGCGTGCGACCAGGGTGTGCCGTAGAATCCCTCGATCACGCCGCCCGTCCCGAACGTCGCGGCAATTCGCCCCGGCACGGGCACGAATCGCGGCTCGCCGCGTTGTCCGTCTTCGGCGATCGGCACGAGAACGGCCAGTGCGTTTTCATCCGGCTTCGGCCCTTCCCAGGCGTCGCGGCGAAACGTGCGTTCGATGAGCGTATTCTCGGTGAGCGGCGTGCCCGCTTCGTCCACGTAGTGAACTTCGACGTGCGAGGTCAGCGTGTTCAGATCGTGGCGGATCAGCACGCCCTGTCGCTCGATCTCCTCGACGACTCCGACGGCGAGCGCCGGCTTTTCGT from Deltaproteobacteria bacterium includes the following:
- a CDS encoding beta-N-acetylglucosaminidase domain-containing protein, whose amino-acid sequence is MYSRFAFSIVAVFACLIPGLASAQGFDLAPHARVTASGTYPKFLHLWERETDDAPYTVRDGVARTGWKTPLVGESWLQFDFAPRMATAPRIARIYGEWATAPAKAAVVRLDRWCGGPSVEKIPWNDFSKPLEFSTEERAYCLTVRFEDAGPAELTELHIYAAAVNEKPALAVGVVEEIERQGVLIRHDLNTLTSHVEVHYVDEAGTPLTENTLIERTFRRDAWEGPKPDENALAVLVPIAEDGQRGEPRFVPVPGRIAATFGTGGVIEGFYGTPWSHAERRAMLIHLARLGLGAYMHAPKDDEKHRDAWREPYTSAEMRAFFELRDLGARLGVDVYYAIAPGKDMALYDAAERELLLGKLRDFADGGFRHFMLMFDDIENDIGVPVNGALGAAHADLVNFVKQTLEAEYGEAIAMWVNPLAKRPEHMDEWPGGEAYWTAMGATDPDVVLCWGAPTNGQLLDGSYFEWPAALVGRAPGFWDNQFAIDGGDAFMGRLTLAPMQMRAPDLRDSIAGFGANAMFLGAAERLVMTGYGAYLEDPQGYDHTRMIERAARFEASDEFDQRLLVDVQNTFYGNNDAGFGGIDFPRNLRLNAVADAIHLAAKTGSGPEIRAAGASVAREAARMATLKNDLHHSGLEEALVDDVWIPADRATHEGYGLLHLMNWYASVLAGEPDGTELDLADALLKKAVLHDRYQTSFLVAWTIRQKLVSAEIPDIEFHAPPLPGALFDRLSSGREHTVELPAGVEWTVFGLPGATIVGRVLTWTPPHPGFYSMVLVGETDSGWGWTASGFFARTPVDSDGEGDDDDSGHPEDDDPPTDDGAESDFDEGETGGCGC